The Dysidea avara chromosome 13, odDysAvar1.4, whole genome shotgun sequence genome includes a region encoding these proteins:
- the LOC136242790 gene encoding tyrosine-protein kinase SRK3-like → MNRSEAEKWLFRAEIPIGAFLVRFNKASNCSLSLSLKVVDKVVHYRIRQLHNDKYFITRRVMFCTIQELIDYYQKNADGLAQRLSVPCVCPHPPVTKYLSYKEEWEIHRNLLQFDKKLGMGNFSEVWSGLWSNSVPVAIKILKPGAMKIMKAEKFVAEAQKIRKFSHPNLLHLYAVCTLEEPIYIVTELMKYGALLDYMRKGDGQYLKLPQLIDMAAQVAGGMAYLEEHSYIHRDLAARNILVGESIICKVADFGLACVIKKDIYNPQDGTKFPVKWTAPEAALYNKFSIKSDVWSFGIVIYELITFGRMPYPCMNNHEALKAVKHGYRMPPPMGCPCALYSGIMLSCWEREPNNRPTFELLQFLLEDYFVVSAERESGYRSAD, encoded by the coding sequence TTAGGGCAGAAATTCCAATTGGAGCATTTCTAGTACGTTTTAACAAAGCATCAAACTGTTCATTGTCACTGTCACTTAAAGTTGTGGACAAAGTAGTACATTATCGTATCAGACAACTTCATAACGATAAATACTTCATCACCAGAAGAGTAATGTTTTGCACAATACAAGAGTTAATTGATTACTACCAGAAGAATGCTGATGGCCTAGCACAACGATTATCTGTTCCATGTGTCTGTCCTCATCCACCAGTGACCAAATACCTTAGTTACAAAGAGGAGTGGGAGATTCATCGAAATTTGTTGCAATTTGACAAAAAGCTTGGTATGGGTAACTTTAGTGAGGTGTGGTCAGGCCTGTGGAGCAACAGCGTACCTGTGGCCATTAAGATACTGAAGCCAGGCGCCATGAAGATAATGAAGGCAGAAAAGTTTGTTGCAGAGGCCCAAAAAATAAGAAAGTTTTCTCATCCCAATTTACTCCATTTATATGCAGTTTGTACCCTTGAAGAACCTATTTACATTGTCACAGAGCTGATGAAGTATGGTGCATTACTTGACTACATGCGTAAGGGAGATGGGCAGTACCTCAAGTTGCCACAACTTATTGATATGGCTGCCCAGGTGGCAGGAGGAATGGCTTATCTTGAGGAACATTCTTACATCCACAGAGATCTTGCTGCCAGAAATATCTTAGTTGGTGAAAGTATTATATGTAAAGTGGCTGATTTTGGGTTAGCATGTGTCATCAAAAAAGACATTTACAATCCCCAAGATGGCACAAAGTTCCCTGTAAAATGGACTGCGCCAGAAgctgctctttacaataagttTTCAATCAAATCTGATGTATGGTCATTTGGTATAGTTATTTATGAACTGATAACATTCGGTAGGATGCCTTATCCATGTATGAATAACCATGAGGCTTTGAAAGCTGTGAAACATGGCTATCGCATGCCACCACCAATGGGCTGTCCCTGTGCTCTTTACAGCGGCATAATGTTGAGCTGCTGGGAGCGTGAGCCAAACAACAGACCAACCTTTGAACTTTTACAATTTCTACTGGAGGATTATTTTGTAGTATCTGCAGAAAGAGAAAGTGGCTACAGAAGTGCTGACTAA